The following is a genomic window from Spirochaeta lutea.
TACGCTCAATTTTCTGTATTATTACTTTTCGGTCATCCTGCTTGATTAATTTCAGGTGTTCGAACTTTAAGAGCTTTACAATAGCGGGGCTATGAGTTGTGAGAATGACTTGTGTATTTGGTGCTTCTGACAATGTGATAAATGCTTCAATTAATTTACGTTGATGTGCAGGATGCTGTGAGGTTTCAGGTTCTTCGATTGCATAAATAATATTGGGAACATTTTTTTCAGCTTGCCTACGTTCTGCTTCAGCTCTGAAGAAATTTAGAAGCACGAGTCTCTTTATTCCACTACCTCTTTTATTAATTGGGATGTCTTCATCTCCAGATATTGAAACATTTTTAAATACATCTGCCCATTTTAAATTCTCTGCAGGCGGTATTACTGGATTTAAACTATCTGCAACTTCAGGATTCATTTCGCGCAATTTTTCTAGTGTACGGGTTGAAACTTCTCTCAATTTCATTTCCACGACAGTAGAAATTTCATTGAACTTATTCTTTAGCTCCTCATTGTTCAAGATTTGCCTGACGGCTTCCTTCAGAGGGTCTTGAATCTCGCTATCGCCATCACTATTTTTTCTGTCTGACTGAAATAAAGCGTATAGGGGCATGTAATTCTTGAGTTGCTCCCAAATATTCTTTGCATCTTCCTTTGTGACATCTATTTCTATGTTATCCAATTGTAAATCAGTAGAATAGTGGTTCCATATAGCTTTTCTGATTGATGCATTCTTTGTTTTATCTTCGCAAGGTATGCTGCCAAGGGCTTTCTTCAGATCTGAGTTCTTTTTTAGCAGTAATTCTGAACAATCTGGATTTGTCGGATGAGAAGCAATAATAAAAACTTTTTCTTTTCCAGCATTTGGAAATCTTTTTTTGATCTCTAGGTAACCGTCATTATTTAGTAAATACTCTTCAGCCAGTGTTGTTGGATTACTCGCATCTATTGTTATGCTATCAGGTAGGTCTTGGAAAATGACAGATATTTCAATGTTGTTGTTTCCCTGGGATTTATTTTCTTTATTTATATCTTCAGGATCGATTTTGATGATTCCATTTTTTTCGTTAAAAAAGATATCGAGTGCTTCCAGGACCGTAGACTTCCCAATATCATTTCTACCAACAAAGACTGTTAGGTCATTAAAATCAATAGTAGTATCATCTTTGTAGTTCCTAAAATTTGAGATTCGTACTTCCTTGATTTTCATTCTTCCTCCAATTGCTGAAAACAGTCTTGGAATATGTATAACGCACGCTTAACTTGCGCAGCGAAAAAGTGGCGCGGTTTTTGCAATTATAAATTGCACGAATGTGCAGGCGCAGCCTATTTCCATTTTTCCGCAAAAACCGTGACACCGCTGCGTCAAGTTGAAGCGTTTGTTATCTTGTATTTTTGAATTCATTGATAAAACCCTCTGCATCAATCACCTTAAAATTGGTTGAATGAAAATCTTTTGTATTTCTTGTTATTAAGAAATCCACATTATTTTCAATAGCGACAGCGGCATGAATATCGTCTTCGAAGTCTTTATATTTGTTTTGGATAGCTTGTTGTAGGTGATGGACATTGACCGGAACAACTTTAAACAGTTGTAAGCAATCACTGATGAACTCATCAGCTATTTTTTTATTTAAGGTTTTGTTTAGAATGTAATA
Proteins encoded in this region:
- a CDS encoding PIN domain-containing protein, producing MLIKTYIDCNIIIDWVMDREPFSYYSARIIELVENQKIIGIVSPLTLANSYYILNKTLNKKIADEFISDCLQLFKVVPVNVHHLQQAIQNKYKDFEDDIHAAVAIENNVDFLITRNTKDFHSTNFKVIDAEGFINEFKNTR
- a CDS encoding ATP-binding protein; amino-acid sequence: MKIKEVRISNFRNYKDDTTIDFNDLTVFVGRNDIGKSTVLEALDIFFNEKNGIIKIDPEDINKENKSQGNNNIEISVIFQDLPDSITIDASNPTTLAEEYLLNNDGYLEIKKRFPNAGKEKVFIIASHPTNPDCSELLLKKNSDLKKALGSIPCEDKTKNASIRKAIWNHYSTDLQLDNIEIDVTKEDAKNIWEQLKNYMPLYALFQSDRKNSDGDSEIQDPLKEAVRQILNNEELKNKFNEISTVVEMKLREVSTRTLEKLREMNPEVADSLNPVIPPAENLKWADVFKNVSISGDEDIPINKRGSGIKRLVLLNFFRAEAERRQAEKNVPNIIYAIEEPETSQHPAHQRKLIEAFITLSEAPNTQVILTTHSPAIVKLLKFEHLKLIKQDDRKVIIQKIERSNLPYPSLNEVNFLAFGESDDEYHNELYGFIESESKLQDFKQGKSTVEYIKLKNDGSTQNIRVIFSEYIRHQIHHPENTRNTRFTNDQLQESIGLMRDFVRSFS